The following nucleotide sequence is from Thermodesulfobacteriota bacterium.
TGGGCCACCCGATGGGCGACCTGGTGTGCTACGTCTGCCACCGGCCCCGCGAGGAGCAAGCGGCTCGCCCGCAACGGGGCCCCGGTCCCGGCCAGACCGACCCGAACTTCGCGCGGCAGAAGGGCGTCCCGGACCCGCTCCTGCTCCGCACGCATCCTGGGCTGATGCTCAGGGGCGAAGAACCTCTGCGAAAGCGCTTCGGCCGCCCTCTCTCCTGGGGCCGCGTTCGGGTTCGCGGGAAGCTCGATCGTCCCCGAACGCTCGAGTCCCCATAAGTCCCCATAACGTAACTGAAATCACGAAAATCCCCTCGAGCGAGCGCCGAGCATAGTAGGATTGCAGTTACCTGTGTCCAGCATTGGCGACGCCGCAAGGGTTCCTAGGTTGTTCCGCCTAGCGGGCCGCCTGCGCGCGCTGCACGCCTGCCACGCCACCAACTGGCTCCGGTCCCGTCGGCGAGGGTCTGGCCGCCCGGCCCGGACCAAGAAGGGGGGCCCCGGGATGCTGGTGGTCCCGAACCATCCGCGTCTACCGCCGCGCCTTGAGGTGGTCCCGCAGCCGGCGCTGTTCTTCGGTCAGGAGCCGGCCCGGCAGGGGGGAGGCGAGCCGGACGGCCGCCTCCCCATGGGCACACCAGGCGACCTCGCCCGCGATGGCCGCCGTCTCGCCCCCCGGAAACCGGAGCTCCCCTTCCACCCTTCCGGAGACCGCGACGCCGCCGGAGGTCCGGAGCCGCACGCCTCGCTCCGCCACGTCCAGCACCTCCAGCCCTGCTCCCTCTCCGGTCCCGGAAGGATTCCGGAGGATCGCCCAGGGGCGCTCCCCTTCCGGGTACGGGATGCGAAAGGCCTCCCTGCGGTTGGCCGGGTCCAGGAGTTGTTCGGTGGTGGGACGCCGGCGGGTGGCGGCGCGCCGGCGCAGAGGCTCGGAGAGCATCGCCACCAGGGCCAGGGCCAGCAAGATAAAGGCGGCGATGGCGTAGTAGCGGCTTGCGGCGGGCGCGTCGGGCCCGGGGCTGACGGCATAGACCGCGGCCGCGGCGGCGAGCGCGGTCACGAGGAGTGCGGCGAAGGCTGCCTGCATGGGTCCCCCGTGTGGGGCTAGGGTCGCAGAGGAGTACCTCTCCCCTGACCTATCGGCACGGGCACCCCGATTCCCAAGCGCCGCGACCCGGCGAGGGGGCGAGGGGGCGAGGGGGCGAGGGGGCGGCCTTGCCGGAGGAGCGCCGCGTGATATCCTGCGCGCCGCGGCCCGGGGGGCCCCGGGCACAGGGAGGACGCCATGTCCAAGTTTCTCACCTTCCACGTGGAGCCCGACCGGCGCTGGGAGGACCTGGTGGAGAGGTACCGGGTGCTGGCACGGGAAACCACCGCCACCTGGGTGCGCACCTACCTCTTCGAGGACGAAAGCCAGCGCATCTGCGAGTGGGACGCCCCCAGCCCGGAGACCCTCCACGTGATCTTCGCGCGCACGGGGATCACGTGCGACCGCATCGTTCCGGTGCGGGAGGTGCTTCCCCAGACCTGGCGCTAGGCAGCGGCATCGGCCGAAGCAGGGGCGGAAGCGGTCTTCGGCCCCCCGGTTCGCGGCCAAGGCCGCTCCCACAGAGGCAGGGGCCCGCGGACCCGCACCCGGCGGCGGCGTGTTCCGCCGTCTACCCCGGGGCGAGGAAGATGATGCTGAGCGGCGGCAGGGTGAGCAGCAGCGAGTGCTCCCGGCCGTGGGCGGGCACCGCCTCGGCTTGGGCTCCCCCCAGGTTCCCCATCCCGGAGCCCCCGTAGCAGGCGGCATCGCTGTTGAGGACTTCCCGCCAGTGCCCTCCCCGGGGCACGCCGACCCGGTAGCCGGGACGGGGCACCGGTGTGAAGTTGCAGGCCACCAGGACCCACTCCCCTTCCCCGTGGGCTCGCCCCCTGCGCAGGAAGCTCACCACGCTCTTCTCCCAGTCGTGGAAGTCGACCCACTGGAACCCCTCCGGCTCGAAATCCCGCTCGAAGAGGGGGGGGAGGCCCCGATAGGCCCGGTGGAGGTCTCGTACCCACGCCTGCACCCCCCGGTGCGCCGGGTTCTCGAGGAGGTGCCAGTCGAGGCTCGTCTCGTGGTACCACTCGTTCCACTGGCCGAGCTCTCCCCCCATGAAGAGCAGCTTCTTGCCCGGGTGCGCCATCTGGTACCCCAGCAGCACGCGCAGGTTGGCGAAGCGCTGCCAGTCGTCCCCGGGCATGCGGCGCAGCAGCGATCCCTTGCCGTGCACCACTTCGTCGTGGGAGAGCGGCAGGAGGAAATTCTCGGAGAAGGCATACCAGATGCTGAAGGTGAGCTGGTTGTGGTGGTACTTGCGGTGCACCGGGTCCCGGGCGAAGTAATCCAGGGTGTCGTGCATCCACCCCATGTTCCACTTGAGCCCGAACCCCAGTCCCCCCACGTGGACCGGCCGCGTGACCATGGGCCAGGCGGTGCTCTCCTCGGCGATCACCTGCGTATCCGGAAAGCGCTCGTACACCTCCCGATTCAAGGTGCGCAGGAACTCGATGGCCTCCAGGTTCTCCCGGCCCCCGTAGCGGTTGGGAATCCACTCTCCCGGGCCGCGGCCGTAGTCGAGGTAGAGCATGGAGGCCACGGCGTCCACCCGCAGGCCATCCACGTGGTAGGCCTCGAGCCAGAACAGCGCGTTGCTCACCAGGAACTCGGGGACTTCGTTGCGCCCGTAGTTGAAGAGGTAGCTCTTCCACTCCGGGTGGAACCCCTGGCGCGGATCGGCGTGCTCGTAGAGCTCGGTGCCGTCGAAGCGGGCCAGGCCGTGCTCGTCGGACGGAAAGTGGGAGGGCACCCAGTCCAGGATCACGCCGATGCCCCTGCGGTGGAGCACGTCCACCAGATACATGAAGTCCTGGGGGGAGCCGTACCGGCTCGTGGGCGCGAAGTACCCCGACACCTGGTAGCCCCAGGAGCCGTAGAACGGGTGCTCCGTCACGGGCAGGAGCTCCACGTGGGTGAATCCCATCTCGGCCGCGTAGTCCGCCAGGGGCTCAGCCAGCTCCCGATATCCCAGGAGGCGTTGCGCGTTCCCGGGGTCGCGACGCCAGGACCCCAGGTGCACCTCGTAGATGGACACGGGGCGGTCAAGGGCCTGAGACTCCCGGCGCCGGGCCATCCACTCCCCGTCCCCCCACGCGTAGTCCAGGCCGTGAACCACCGAGCCCGTGCGGGGAGGCTCCTCCCAGCGAAAGGCGTAGGGGTCGCCCTTGTCCGCCGCAAAGCCTCCCGGACCGCTCACCCGGTACTTGTACACCGCGCCCGGTCCGACCCCGGGCACGAACCCCTCCCAGATTCCCGAGCCGTCCCATCGCGACGCCAGGGGATGGGAGGCGGGACTCCACCCGTTGAAATCCCCCATCACGCAAACCGAACGGGCGTTGGGGGCCCAGACACCGAAGTGGGTTCCCAGGGTCTGCCCCACCGCGCCGGGATGCGCCCCCAGCTTCTCATGGAGCCGGAAGTGCCTGCCTTCCTTGAAGAGATAGACGTCGTGGTCGGTAAAGCGGCCGTGGCCGTGCAGGACCTTGTCCATCCTCGCTCCCGTCTGCCCCGGGGCGCACCCTACGCGCCCCGAGATCTCCACCTCCCCTGTCTTCCCGGGGGAGCACTGTAGCAGGACGATCCGGGCGGTCAACGGACCCCCAGACGTGCGTAGGGGCACGGCATGCCGTGCCCCTACCGAAGATCACACCGTGCGCGGGAGTGCGCCCGCCTCAGTGCCCCTATTCCTCCACCTCGGCGGTCTCCACCTCCCGTTCCTCCAGGTCCTCGTCCTCTCCCGTAGCGACGCTGAGGGACCCGAGCTCCTCGGCGAGCTCCTCGTCGGTGAGATCCGACTCCCGCGGCTTGACCACGGGTTCCCACACCACCCCGTCGTCGTGGACCTCGATCTGGCTGCGCTGGTACCGGTTCAGGCCTGTGCCCGCCGGGATGAGCCGGCCCATGATCACGTTTTCCTTGAGGCCCCGCAGAAAGTCCACCTTCCCCTCGATGGAGGCCTGGGTGAGCACCTTCGTCGTCTCCTGGAAGCTCGCGGCCGAGATGAAGCTCTCGGTGGAGAGGCTGGCCTTGGTGATGCCCAGCAGCATGGGGACGCCGATGGCCGGCTCCCCCCCCTTGGCCATCACCTTCTGGTTCTCGGCCTCGAAGACCTGGCGTTCCACCTGCTCCTTGAGCAGGAAGTCGGTGTCGCCCATCTCCTTGATCTCCACCCGGCGAAGCATCTGCCGGACGATGACCTCGATGTGCTTGTCATTGATGTCGACGCCCTGGAGCCGGTAGACCTCCTGGATCTCGTCCACCAGGTACTTCATGAGCTCCTTTTCGCCCAGGACCTTCAAGACTTCGTGGGGGTTGGTGGCTCCGTCCATGAGGGGCTCGCCCGCCATCACCTGGTCCCCCTCCCGCACGGAGACGTGCTTGCCCCGCGGGATGAGATAGACCTTGGGCTCCCCCACGTCGGGGGTCAGGACGATCTTGCGCTTGCCCCGGGTGTCCTTGCCGAAGCTCACCACTCCGTCGATCTCGGCGATGAGGGCGAAGTCCTTGGGCTTGCGCGCCTCGAAGAGCTCGTCCACCCGGGGAAGACCGCCGGTGATGTCCTTGGTCTTGGTGGTCTCCCGCGGGATCTTTGCGATCACGTCGCCGGCCGAGACTTCCTGGCCCTCTTCCACGGCGATGTTGGAGCCCACCGGGAGGATGTAGCGGGCAAGCGTGTCTCCGGTCTCCAGGCTCTTGATCGAGACGCGAGGCCGGTAGTCGGCGCCCCGGCTCTCCACCACCACCTTGCGCGACATGCCCGTGACCTCGTCCACCTGCTCCCGCATGGTGACGCCGTCGATCACGTCGCCGAACTTCACCCGGCCGGAGGCCTCGGTGAGCATGGGGTTGGTGTAGGGGTCCCACTCCGCCAGGAGCTGGCCCCCCTGCACGGCGGTCCCTTCGGCGGCCTTGAGGTTGGCGCCGTACACCACCGGATACTTCTCGCGCTCCCGGCCCTCGGCGTCGAGCACCGCGAGCTCCCCGTTGCGGTTCATGGCCACGACGCGCCCGTCGGCGGTGGTGACCGTCTGGAGGTGCAGGTAGCGCACCGTGCCTGCGTTGCGCGCCTCCAGGGTGGACTGCTCCACGCGCTTGGACGCGGTGCCGCCGATGTGGAAGGTGCGCATGGTGAGCTGGGTGCCGGGCTCGCCGATGGATTGGGCGGCGATGATCCCCACGGCCTCGCCCAGGTTGACCTTGCGCCCGCGGGCCAGATCTCGGCCGTAACACTCGGCGCACAGGCCATTCTTTGCCTGGCACGTGAGCCCGCTGCGGATGAGCACCTTCTCCACCCCCGCGTCCTCGACCCGGTCGGCCAGAACCTCGTCGATCTCCGTATCGGCCGGCACGATGACCTCGTCGCTGTAGGGATCGCGCACGTCCACCAGGGTGGTGCGCCCCAGGATGCGGTCGCGCAGGCGCTCCACCACCTCGCCGCCCTCCACCAGGGCCGAGACGTAGATGCCGTCGAGGGTGCCGCAGTCCTGCTGCGTGATCACCATGTCCTGGGCCACGTCCACGAGGCGGCGGGTCAGGTAGCCGGAGTTGGCGGTCTTGAGGGCGGTATCGGCGAGGCCCTTTCGCGCGCCGTGGGTCGAGATGAAGTACTGGAGCACCGTGAGCCCCTCGCGGAAGTTGGCCGTGATGGGCGTCTCGATGATCTCGCCGGAGGGCTTGGCCATGAGGCCGCGCATGCCCGCGAGCTGGCGCATCTGCTGGCTCGAGCCCCGGGCACCCGAGTCGGCCATGATGTAGATGGAGTTGAGCTCCTCCACCTCCTCGCGAAACTCCAGCCCCTTCATCATCTGCTGGGCCACGGCGTCGGCCGCGTTGGCCCAGATGTCGACCACCTTGTTGTACCTCTCGCCGTCGGTGATGACGCCGTCTTCGTACTGTTTCTGGATGCCGGAGACCTCCCGGAAGGACTTGTCCACGATGTCCTTCTTCTCGGGGGGGATGACCATGTCGTTGATGGCGATGGACACGCCGGCCATGGTGGCAGTGCGGTAGCACAGGTCCTTGAGCCGGTCGGCCAGGATGACCGTGGTCTTGCCCCCCGCGTTGCGGAAGGAGAGGTCGATGAGTCGCCCCAGGGCGCTCTTCTTCATGACCTTGTTGATCTCGTCGAAGGGAATCTCCGCAGGCACGATCTCGTAGAGGATCAGGCGCCCCGGGGTGGTCTCCACCAGGCGGCCGTCCATGCGCACCTTGACCTTGGCGTGCAGCTCCACCACCCCCTGGTCGAAGGCGATGCGGGCCTCCCGGGGGCTGGCAAAGACCATCCCCTCGCCCCGGCGCCCGTTGCGGGCCAGGGTCAGGTAGTACCCGCCGAGCACGATGTCCTGGCTGGGCACGATCACCGCCTTGCCGTTGGCGGGGGAGAGGATGTTGTTGGTGCTCATCATGAGCACCCGGGCCTCGATCTGGGCCTCCACGGTGAGGGGGACGTGGACCGCCATCTGGTCGCCGTCGAAGTCGGCGTTGTAGGCGGTACAGACCAGGGGGTGGAGCTGGATGGCCTTGCCCTCGATGAGGATCGGCTCGAAGGCCTGGATGCCCAGCCGGTGCAGGGTAGGCGCCCGGTTGAGCATGACCGGATGCTCCTTGGTCACCTCCTCCAGGATGTCCCAGACCACCTCCTCCTGGCGCTCCACCATCTTCTTGGCGCTCTTGATGGTGGTGGCGAGCCCCTTTTCTTCGAGCTTGTTGAAGATGAAGGGCTTGAAGAGCTCCAGCGCCATGATCTTCGGGAGCCCGCACTGGTGGAGCTTGAGCTCCGGTCCCACCACGATCACGCTGCGGCCCGAGTAGTCCACCCGCTTGCCGAGAAGGTTCTGGCGAAATCGCCCCTGCTTGCCCTTGAGCATGTCCGAGAGGCTCTTGAGCGGCCTGCGGTTGGGCCCCGTGATGGTGCGCCCGCGGCGGCCGTTGTCGAAGAGGGCGTCGACGGCCTCCTGGAGCATCCGCTTCTCGTTCTTGATGATGATGTCGGGGGCCTTGAGGTCCAGCAGCCTCTTGAGGCGGTTGTTGCGGTTGATGACGCGGCGGTAGAGGTCGTTGAGGTCGCTCGTGGCAAAGCGGCCGCCCTCCAGGGGCACCAGGGGCCGGAGATCCGGCGGCAGCACCGGGACGACCTGCAAGACCATGTCCTGGGGGCGGTTGCCGGAGTTCTTGAAGGCGTTGACCACCTTGAGGCGCTTGGCGTACTTCTTGCGTTTGGCCTTGCTCGTTGCCTCGAGCATCTCTTCGCGCAGCACCTCGGAGAGCACGGGGATGTTGAGTCCGGCCATGATGTCGCGGATGGCCTCGGCGCCCATGCCGGCCTTGAAATCGGCCCCGTGCTGCTGCACGAGCTCCCGGTACTGCTCTTCGGTGATGAGCTCGCCCTGCTCGATGCCGGTGCTTCCCGGGTCCACCATGATGTAGGACTCGTAGTAGAGCACCCGCTCCAGGTCCTTGAGTTTCATCCCCATGAGGCTGCCGATGCGCGAGGGGAGGCTCCGGAGGAACCACACGTGGGCCACCGGCGTCGCCAGCTCGATGTGGCCCATCCGCTCGCGGCGCACCGAGGACCGGATCACCTCCACGCCGCACTTCTCGCACACGACCCCCCGGTGCTTCATGCGCTTGTACTTGCCGCAGTTGCACTCATAGTCCTTCACGGGGCCGAAGATCTTGGCGCAAAACAGGCCGTCGGACTCGGGCTTGAAGGTCCGGTAGTTGATCGTCTCGGGCTTCTTCACCTCGCCGTGCGACCACTCGTGGACCTTGTCGGGTCCCGCGATCGAGACCTTGACCGCGTTGAAGTTGAGCGGATCCTTGGGCGGTTCGAAGAACTTGTCGATGCTCTGCAAGGGCCTATCCTCCTCTGAGGGATGTCCCGTGATGTGCGCGTTGTCCGTTGCCCCTTGTCCGTTGGAGAGCCGAAGGAGCGGAGTCGGGCAGGGCTATCCCTTGGGCTCTTCTTCTTCGAGGAGCTCCACGTTCAGGGCCAGGGCCTGCATTTCCTTGATGAGGACGTTGAACGACTCGGGCAGGCCCGGCTCGAGCACGTTCTTGCCCTTCACGATGGACTCGTAGATGCGCGTGCGTCCGGCCACGTCATCGGACTTCACCGTGAGCATCTCCTGGAGGATGTGGGAGGCGCCGTAGGCCTCCAGCGCCCAGACCTCCATCTCCCCCAGGCGCTGGCCGCCGAACTGGGCCTTGCCCCCCAGGGGCTGCTGGGTGACCAGGCTGTAGGGCCCGATGGAACGGGCGTGGATCTTGTCGTCGACCAGGTGGTGGAGTTTGAGCATGTACATCACCCCCACCGTGACCTTCTTGTGAAAGGGCTCGCCGGTCTTCCCGTCGCAGAGCGCCGCCTGACCGATCTCCGGCAGGCCCGCCTCCTTCAAGAGCGGCCAGATCTCTTCCTCCTCGGCACCGTCGAAGACCGGGCTGTCCATGTACACGCCGTCCCGGGCGGCCTGGCGGGCCAGCTCGAGCACCACCTCGTCGGAGGCCTTGTCGAGAAGCCGCTGGCTCTCCCGGTCTCCGTAGTACTCCTTGAGCTTCTTGCGCAGGGCCTTGGGCGAGTACTTGCTGCGGAGCACCTGCTCGATCTGCTGTCCCAGGCCCCGGGCGGCCCACCCCAGGTGGGTCTCCAGCACCTGGCCCACGTTCATCCGGGAAGGCACGCCCAGGGGGTTCAGGATCACGTCCACCGGGGTGCCGTCGTTGAGGTAGGGCAAGTCCTCCACCGGGACGATCTTGGAGATGACGCCCTTGTTGCCGTGGCGGCCCGCCATCTTGTCTCCCACCGAGAGGCGCCGCTTGATGGCCACGTAGACCTTGACCATCTTGATGACGCCCGGGGGCAGGTCGTCGCCTTCGCGCAGGCGCTCGATGCGCTCCTCGTAGCGCTTGCGAACCCGCGCCACCTGTTCGTCGGTGCGCTCCAGGAGCTCGAAGATCTTGTCTTCGCGCTCGGGGGCGTCGAGGAGCGGGATCTCCCCCCAGGCCTCCCGGGGTACCTTCGCCAACGAGGCGTCGGTGATCTTCGTCCCCTCCTTGAGGACCACCGCACCGTCCAGGTCCACCACGTCGATGGCCACCTTCTGGCCCACCAGGAGCTGGCGAATGGAGTTGTGGGTCGCGCTGCGCAGGATGGCGATGTCGTCGCCCATCTCCTTGCGCAGCCGGTCGGCCTCCCGCTCCTCCAGGACCTCCTCGCCCTCCTCGCCGCCCTTGCGGCTGAAGACCTTGGCGTCCACCACGATGCCCTCGACCCCGGGGGGCACCCGCAGGCTCGTGTCCTTCACGTCGCCGGCCTTCTCACCGAAGATCGCCCGCAGGAGCTTTTCTTCGGGGGAGAGCTGGGTCTCCCCCTTGGGGGTGACCTTTCCCACCAGGATGTCCCCGGGGATCACCTCGGCGCCGATGCGAACGATCCCCGTCTCGTCCAGGTCCCGGAGCTTGCGGTCGCCCACGTTGGGGATGTCGGGGGTGATCTCTTCCTTGCCGAGCTTGGTGTCGCGGGCCACACACTCGAACTCTTCGATGTGGATCGAGGTGAAGGTGTCCTTCTCGAGGAGGCGCTCCGAGATGATGATCGAGTCCTCGAAGTTGTAGCCGCCCCAGCTCATGAAGGCCACGAGCACGTTCTTGCCCAGGGCCAGCTCTCCCAGGGAGGTGGCGGGGCCGTCCGCCAGCACCTCGCCCGCCCGGACCTTGTCGCCCACGTTGACGATGGGCCGCTGGTTCAGGCAGGTATTCTGGTTGGAGCGCTGGAACTTGGTGAGCCCGTACACCTCCACCCCCGTGGCCACGTCCTGGCCCTCCTGCTCCAGGTAGCGCACCACGATCCGCGAGGAGTCCACGCTCTCCACGGTCCCGTCCCGGCGGGCCACCACCGTGACCCCCGAGTCCCGTGCCACGACCCCCTCGATCCCCGTGCCCACCAGGGGCGCCTCGTTCTTGAGCAGGGGCACGGCCTGCCGCTGCATGTTGGAGCCCATGAGGGCACGGTTCGCGTCGTCGTGCTCCAGGAACGGGATGAGGGCCGCGGCCACGCTCACCAGCTGTTTGGGCGAGACGTCCATCAGGTCGACCTCCTCGGCCGAGACCAGGATGGGGTCGCCGTTGCGGCGGGCATTCACCATGGGGTTGACGAACCGCGACTTCTCGTCCAGGGGAGCGTTGGCCTGGGCGATGGTGTGCTCCTCCTCGTCCAGGGCCGTGAGGTAGGTCGTCTGCTCCGCAACCACCTTGTTCGCCACCTGGCGGTAGGGCGTCTCGATGAAGCCGAACTCGTTGACCCGGGCGTAGATCGACAAGCTCACGATGAGGCCGATGTTGGGGCCCTCCGGCGTCTCGATGGGGCAGATGCGGCCGTAGTGGGTGGGGTGCACGTCGCGCACCTCGAAGCCCGCCCGCTCCCGGGTCAGGCCCCCGGGCCCCAGGGCCGAGAGGCGCCGCTTGTGGGTGGTCTCCGCCAGGGGATTGGTCTGGTCCATGAACTGGGAGAGCTGCCCGGACCCGAAGAACTCCTTCACCACCGCGGTAACGGGCTTGGAGTTGATGAGGTCGTGGGGCATGAGGGCCTCGATCTCCTGGAGGCTCATGCGCTCCTTCACCGCGCGCTCCATCCGCACCAGGCCCACCCGGTAGCGGTTCTCCAGGAGCTCGCCCACGCTGCGCACCCGGCGGTTGCCCAGGTGGTCGATGTCGTCGATGGTCCCATGGCCGTTCTTGAGCCCCACCAGGTAGCGGATCACCGCCAGGATGTCCTCCCGGGTGAGCACCTGCTGGTCCAGGGGCGCCGTGATCTTGAGCTTGTGGTTGAGCTTGAGCCGCCCCACCTCGGAGATGTCGTAGCGCTCCGGATTGAAGAAGAGGTTGTGGAAGAACTTGGTGGCGGTATCGAGGGTGGGGGGGTCGCCCGGGCGCATGCGCCGGTAGATCTCGATGATGCCCTCTTCCTGGCCGTCCACCTTGTCGTCCAGCAGGGTATCGCGGATGTAGGGCCCCACCTTGAGGTTGTCGATGAAGAGCACACGGAACTCCTGGAGGCCCTTGTCTTGCAGCCGCTCCAAGAGGTCCTGGCTCACCTCCCGTCCGCTCTCCGCCAGAATCTCCCCGGTCTCGGGGTCCACCAGGTCCTCTCCCAGGAACTGCCCCACCAGATCGTCGAAGGTCACCGGGAGGAACCCGGCGCCGCTCTTCTCGAGCTGCTTGACCTTCGCCCCGCCGATCTTGCGCTGCTTCTTGACCAGGACGGCCCCCGTCTCGGGGTGCACCAGGTCCTCGGTGGCGCGGCTGTCCTTGAGCAGATCGGCGCGCAGCTCCTTCTCGGCCTTGCCCCCCTCCCAATCCACCACCCGCACCGCGAGCTTGTCGTAGAAGAGGTCGAGGATCTCCTGGTGGGAGTACCCCAGGGCCTTGAGGAGCACGGTGGCGTGGAGCTTGCGCCTGCGGTCGATCCGGACGAACACCAGGTCCTTGTGGTTGAACTCGAAGTCGAGCCACGAGCCCCGGTAGGGGATTACGCGGGCCGAGTACAGGAACTTGCCGCTGGAGTGCTTCTTCCCCTCGTCGTGGCTGTAGAAGACGCCGGGAGACCGGTGCAGCTGGTTGACGATGACCCGCTCGGTGCCGTTGACGATGAAGGTGCCGTTGGCAGTCATCACCGGGATCTCCCCGAAGTAGACCTCCTGCTCCTTCACGTCGCGAATGCTGCGGGTGCCGGCCTCCTCGTCCACGTCCCACACCACGAGCCGCACGGTGATCTTGATGGGGCGGGCGTAGGTCATTCCCCGCTGGACGCACTCGTCCACGCCGTACTTGGGCTCTCCGAGCTCGTAGCGCACGAACTCGAGGGACGCGGTCTCCCCGAAGTCGCGAATGGGGAAGACGCTGTGAAACACCTTCTGGAGCCCGAAGTTCTCCCGCTTCTCGTGGGGCACGTCGGCCTGGAGAAACCGATCGTACGACGCCTTCTGGACTTCGATCAGGTTCGGGATCTCGACGACCGTCTCGATCTTGTTGAACTTGCGCCGAAGCCTTCGGGTGTCGGCCACAGGGTTTGCCATGGGGTCTCGTCTCCTTCTGGGGTCAAATCGCAGCCGGCGGCAGAGCCGGGGTCATGCCGGAACGGGGCGCGGGGAGGCCGGGAGGGAAAAACGGAAAACGGGGCGCACGAAGGGCGTACCCCT
It contains:
- a CDS encoding nickel-binding protein; its protein translation is MSKFLTFHVEPDRRWEDLVERYRVLARETTATWVRTYLFEDESQRICEWDAPSPETLHVIFARTGITCDRIVPVREVLPQTWR
- the glgB gene encoding 1,4-alpha-glucan branching protein GlgB gives rise to the protein MDKVLHGHGRFTDHDVYLFKEGRHFRLHEKLGAHPGAVGQTLGTHFGVWAPNARSVCVMGDFNGWSPASHPLASRWDGSGIWEGFVPGVGPGAVYKYRVSGPGGFAADKGDPYAFRWEEPPRTGSVVHGLDYAWGDGEWMARRRESQALDRPVSIYEVHLGSWRRDPGNAQRLLGYRELAEPLADYAAEMGFTHVELLPVTEHPFYGSWGYQVSGYFAPTSRYGSPQDFMYLVDVLHRRGIGVILDWVPSHFPSDEHGLARFDGTELYEHADPRQGFHPEWKSYLFNYGRNEVPEFLVSNALFWLEAYHVDGLRVDAVASMLYLDYGRGPGEWIPNRYGGRENLEAIEFLRTLNREVYERFPDTQVIAEESTAWPMVTRPVHVGGLGFGLKWNMGWMHDTLDYFARDPVHRKYHHNQLTFSIWYAFSENFLLPLSHDEVVHGKGSLLRRMPGDDWQRFANLRVLLGYQMAHPGKKLLFMGGELGQWNEWYHETSLDWHLLENPAHRGVQAWVRDLHRAYRGLPPLFERDFEPEGFQWVDFHDWEKSVVSFLRRGRAHGEGEWVLVACNFTPVPRPGYRVGVPRGGHWREVLNSDAACYGGSGMGNLGGAQAEAVPAHGREHSLLLTLPPLSIIFLAPG
- the rpoB gene encoding DNA-directed RNA polymerase subunit beta, which translates into the protein MANPVADTRRLRRKFNKIETVVEIPNLIEVQKASYDRFLQADVPHEKRENFGLQKVFHSVFPIRDFGETASLEFVRYELGEPKYGVDECVQRGMTYARPIKITVRLVVWDVDEEAGTRSIRDVKEQEVYFGEIPVMTANGTFIVNGTERVIVNQLHRSPGVFYSHDEGKKHSSGKFLYSARVIPYRGSWLDFEFNHKDLVFVRIDRRRKLHATVLLKALGYSHQEILDLFYDKLAVRVVDWEGGKAEKELRADLLKDSRATEDLVHPETGAVLVKKQRKIGGAKVKQLEKSGAGFLPVTFDDLVGQFLGEDLVDPETGEILAESGREVSQDLLERLQDKGLQEFRVLFIDNLKVGPYIRDTLLDDKVDGQEEGIIEIYRRMRPGDPPTLDTATKFFHNLFFNPERYDISEVGRLKLNHKLKITAPLDQQVLTREDILAVIRYLVGLKNGHGTIDDIDHLGNRRVRSVGELLENRYRVGLVRMERAVKERMSLQEIEALMPHDLINSKPVTAVVKEFFGSGQLSQFMDQTNPLAETTHKRRLSALGPGGLTRERAGFEVRDVHPTHYGRICPIETPEGPNIGLIVSLSIYARVNEFGFIETPYRQVANKVVAEQTTYLTALDEEEHTIAQANAPLDEKSRFVNPMVNARRNGDPILVSAEEVDLMDVSPKQLVSVAAALIPFLEHDDANRALMGSNMQRQAVPLLKNEAPLVGTGIEGVVARDSGVTVVARRDGTVESVDSSRIVVRYLEQEGQDVATGVEVYGLTKFQRSNQNTCLNQRPIVNVGDKVRAGEVLADGPATSLGELALGKNVLVAFMSWGGYNFEDSIIISERLLEKDTFTSIHIEEFECVARDTKLGKEEITPDIPNVGDRKLRDLDETGIVRIGAEVIPGDILVGKVTPKGETQLSPEEKLLRAIFGEKAGDVKDTSLRVPPGVEGIVVDAKVFSRKGGEEGEEVLEEREADRLRKEMGDDIAILRSATHNSIRQLLVGQKVAIDVVDLDGAVVLKEGTKITDASLAKVPREAWGEIPLLDAPEREDKIFELLERTDEQVARVRKRYEERIERLREGDDLPPGVIKMVKVYVAIKRRLSVGDKMAGRHGNKGVISKIVPVEDLPYLNDGTPVDVILNPLGVPSRMNVGQVLETHLGWAARGLGQQIEQVLRSKYSPKALRKKLKEYYGDRESQRLLDKASDEVVLELARQAARDGVYMDSPVFDGAEEEEIWPLLKEAGLPEIGQAALCDGKTGEPFHKKVTVGVMYMLKLHHLVDDKIHARSIGPYSLVTQQPLGGKAQFGGQRLGEMEVWALEAYGASHILQEMLTVKSDDVAGRTRIYESIVKGKNVLEPGLPESFNVLIKEMQALALNVELLEEEEPKG
- the rpoC gene encoding DNA-directed RNA polymerase subunit beta' codes for the protein MQSIDKFFEPPKDPLNFNAVKVSIAGPDKVHEWSHGEVKKPETINYRTFKPESDGLFCAKIFGPVKDYECNCGKYKRMKHRGVVCEKCGVEVIRSSVRRERMGHIELATPVAHVWFLRSLPSRIGSLMGMKLKDLERVLYYESYIMVDPGSTGIEQGELITEEQYRELVQQHGADFKAGMGAEAIRDIMAGLNIPVLSEVLREEMLEATSKAKRKKYAKRLKVVNAFKNSGNRPQDMVLQVVPVLPPDLRPLVPLEGGRFATSDLNDLYRRVINRNNRLKRLLDLKAPDIIIKNEKRMLQEAVDALFDNGRRGRTITGPNRRPLKSLSDMLKGKQGRFRQNLLGKRVDYSGRSVIVVGPELKLHQCGLPKIMALELFKPFIFNKLEEKGLATTIKSAKKMVERQEEVVWDILEEVTKEHPVMLNRAPTLHRLGIQAFEPILIEGKAIQLHPLVCTAYNADFDGDQMAVHVPLTVEAQIEARVLMMSTNNILSPANGKAVIVPSQDIVLGGYYLTLARNGRRGEGMVFASPREARIAFDQGVVELHAKVKVRMDGRLVETTPGRLILYEIVPAEIPFDEINKVMKKSALGRLIDLSFRNAGGKTTVILADRLKDLCYRTATMAGVSIAINDMVIPPEKKDIVDKSFREVSGIQKQYEDGVITDGERYNKVVDIWANAADAVAQQMMKGLEFREEVEELNSIYIMADSGARGSSQQMRQLAGMRGLMAKPSGEIIETPITANFREGLTVLQYFISTHGARKGLADTALKTANSGYLTRRLVDVAQDMVITQQDCGTLDGIYVSALVEGGEVVERLRDRILGRTTLVDVRDPYSDEVIVPADTEIDEVLADRVEDAGVEKVLIRSGLTCQAKNGLCAECYGRDLARGRKVNLGEAVGIIAAQSIGEPGTQLTMRTFHIGGTASKRVEQSTLEARNAGTVRYLHLQTVTTADGRVVAMNRNGELAVLDAEGREREKYPVVYGANLKAAEGTAVQGGQLLAEWDPYTNPMLTEASGRVKFGDVIDGVTMREQVDEVTGMSRKVVVESRGADYRPRVSIKSLETGDTLARYILPVGSNIAVEEGQEVSAGDVIAKIPRETTKTKDITGGLPRVDELFEARKPKDFALIAEIDGVVSFGKDTRGKRKIVLTPDVGEPKVYLIPRGKHVSVREGDQVMAGEPLMDGATNPHEVLKVLGEKELMKYLVDEIQEVYRLQGVDINDKHIEVIVRQMLRRVEIKEMGDTDFLLKEQVERQVFEAENQKVMAKGGEPAIGVPMLLGITKASLSTESFISAASFQETTKVLTQASIEGKVDFLRGLKENVIMGRLIPAGTGLNRYQRSQIEVHDDGVVWEPVVKPRESDLTDEELAEELGSLSVATGEDEDLEEREVETAEVEE